Within the Candidatus Anaeroferrophillus wilburensis genome, the region GGGAAAGGTCAAGGAGGAAGCCATCGGTGAAATTCTGCCCCAGCACATGAAGCTGTGGTGGTATTGCCTCGGTGGCGTCCCGGCCCTGATGTTTCTCCTGCTGATGGTCACCGGCATCATGCTGGCCTTCCACTACGTTCCCCACCCGGACAAGGCCTATGAAAGCGTCGCCCACATAACCCATGACATTCCCTATGGCTGGTGGATACGATCCCTGCATCGCTGGGGGGCCGAAATCATGGTGGTCACCGTTTCCCTCCATGCCATCCGGGTCTTCGCCACCGGCGCCTACCGGCACCCCCGGGAAGTCTGCTGGATCAGCGGCACCCTGCTCCTGTTGTTGACCTTTGGCCTCGGGTTCACCGGCTACTCTCTGGTCTACACCCAGCAGTCCTACTGGGCGATGACCATCGGCACCAGCATTGCCGCCAAAACTCCGGTTATCGGCCCTTTCATTGCCCGCTTCATGCTCGGTGGCGAAGCTATCGGCCCCCACACCCTGAACCGTTTTTTTGTCCTCCATGCGGCAATTCTACCAGTGGTGCTGTTCCTGCTGATTATCGTGCATATTATTGTCATCCGTCTGCACGGGGTGGCGGAACATGTGGTTGGTATGCAGCGTGAAATCGTTCGGGGACTCTCCCGGGGCGATGAATAAATTGAAAAAGGAGGTCACCAAGCCCATGAATGCACCCCAGACACCTACGAAACCGGAAGGATATAAATTTTTTCCCGATCATGTTTTAACCGAAATCAATATCGGCATCTTCATCCTTTTTCTCTGCACGATCCTGGCCATTGTTCTGCCGGCGGAGATGACCGAAAAAGCCAATCCGCTGGTCACACCGGAACACATCAAACCGGAATGGTATTTCTTTCCCATGTACAAGTGGATCAAGCTAACCCCGGAAGCAGTGGGAATCTTTTTCCCCATGGTGGTCGTCGGCATCTTCATCTTCTGGCCTTTTATCGACAGCTGGATTGCCAAAATCACCAACAGCAAAATTCTGCCGGTGATTATCGGCATTATCGGCATGGTTATGGTCACCTCCCTGATGATCATCGAAGCTATACCCTGAGACACACGAACCGGCAATTGCCGTAACTACCTCTATAAAGGAGAATGAGACCATGGATGTAAAAGCAAAAAAATGGCTGGTCTTTGTCATGTGCATCTTCTTTTTGGCCGCCCTTTTTCTGGTGGCCCGGCATGAATCAGATCGCTTCGCCAGCAAGATGGGACTGGAAAGCCATAAAGTTCATGTCAGCGATGCCAGCAAGCCCTGTTTGGAATGTCACAAGCGAAAAGGGGTTGCGCCCAAAATGATCGAACAGTGGGAAGGCAGCATGCACGCCGCCAAGGGCATCGACTGCACCCAGTGCCATACGGCGGAAAAAGACGATTTTGATGCCTTCACCTGTCCGGATTCCAATATCCTGGTGGCAGCATTCCCGACGCCCAAGGACTGCGCCAAGTGCCACAAAGAGGAAGTCCAGGAGTTCACCGAAAGCAAGCACGCCTTTCCCTTCTGGCTCTACGCCAACGCCGACCGGGCGGTTTTCGAGCCGATCATCGGCACCAAACACGGCTGTGAAGAATGCCATCAGATTACCAATCTGTGGCCCGACGGCAGCGTCGGCGAATGCGACGCCTGCCATCCAAAACACAGCTTCAGCCTGGCGGTAGCCCGGCAGCCTGAAACCTGCGGCGAATGTCACATTGGTCCCGACCATCCCCATATTGAGCTGTATCTAGAATCAAAACATGGCAACATCTTCAAAGCCAATCAAGCGAAAATCAACCTTGACTACCACAGCAGCGATGAAAAACCCATCCCCCATGAAGTTCCGGTCTGCACCACCTGCCACATGGATGCGGTTCCCGGCGTTAAAGCAAGCCACAACGTCAGCGCCCGCCTAGCCTGGGAATCCCAGGCCCCCTGGAGCTTCCGCACCGTCTGGTTCGAGGAGAAACTCGGCGACTGGCAGGCAAAACGCAAACGGATGGCAGCTGTCTGCCTCAACTGCCATGGCAGAAGCTTTGTCGACCTGTATATGCTCAACGCTGATTTAACCAATTTGCAATACAACGAGATTCGCCGGGCCTTTGTCTACTGGAACAAAAAATACACCGCCAGCGGCATTGTTGATCGCATCCAGCTAGGTGACAAATTCTATTCCAATCCGGTTATCAACGGCTGGGATGAAAAA harbors:
- a CDS encoding cytochrome C; its protein translation is MDVKAKKWLVFVMCIFFLAALFLVARHESDRFASKMGLESHKVHVSDASKPCLECHKRKGVAPKMIEQWEGSMHAAKGIDCTQCHTAEKDDFDAFTCPDSNILVAAFPTPKDCAKCHKEEVQEFTESKHAFPFWLYANADRAVFEPIIGTKHGCEECHQITNLWPDGSVGECDACHPKHSFSLAVARQPETCGECHIGPDHPHIELYLESKHGNIFKANQAKINLDYHSSDEKPIPHEVPVCTTCHMDAVPGVKASHNVSARLAWESQAPWSFRTVWFEEKLGDWQAKRKRMAAVCLNCHGRSFVDLYMLNADLTNLQYNEIRRAFVYWNKKYTASGIVDRIQLGDKFYSNPVINGWDEKPEHLMYDSWHHEGRRFRHGAEMMGADYTNWHGVWELQHNLMEMIEYGAEHGDEEAKKIADSNSPTKFMTYKIYDIPGNEWGIGTEKNRLPVLYKIIPDYWEKVKANVEAAVKQGLLSQEQWDIWLERYNNRDHYLGTQYPPHPIHEEYLERFQYDMKTMNEQVIKLDLPAAAPFNDVQ
- a CDS encoding cytochrome b N-terminal domain-containing protein, whose product is MMEEVKKETGWIDKSLPVDWGKVKEEAIGEILPQHMKLWWYCLGGVPALMFLLLMVTGIMLAFHYVPHPDKAYESVAHITHDIPYGWWIRSLHRWGAEIMVVTVSLHAIRVFATGAYRHPREVCWISGTLLLLLTFGLGFTGYSLVYTQQSYWAMTIGTSIAAKTPVIGPFIARFMLGGEAIGPHTLNRFFVLHAAILPVVLFLLIIVHIIVIRLHGVAEHVVGMQREIVRGLSRGDE